Proteins encoded together in one bacterium window:
- a CDS encoding pyridoxal-phosphate dependent enzyme, which yields GGTVTGLSRCFAERSPATEIVLADPAGSVLAAAVAGRPLPAAGSWLVEGIGEDFLPPILDLGRVRRAYTIGDPESFATARLLLRREGILAGSSTGCLLAAALRYCRAQREPKRVVTFACDTGNKYLSKLYDDDWLAAHGLAGNEETPPR from the coding sequence GGGCGGCACCGTGACCGGTCTCTCGCGCTGCTTCGCCGAGCGCTCGCCGGCGACCGAGATCGTGCTCGCGGATCCCGCGGGCTCGGTGCTCGCGGCCGCCGTGGCGGGACGGCCGCTGCCCGCGGCAGGCAGCTGGCTGGTCGAGGGCATCGGCGAGGACTTCCTACCGCCCATCCTCGATCTCGGCCGCGTGCGGCGGGCCTACACGATCGGCGATCCGGAGAGCTTCGCCACGGCGCGGCTGCTGCTGCGCCGCGAGGGCATCCTCGCCGGCAGCTCGACGGGCTGCCTGCTCGCCGCCGCTCTCCGCTATTGCCGCGCCCAGCGGGAGCCGAAGCGGGTCGTGACCTTCGCCTGCGACACGGGCAACAAGTACCTCTCGAAACTCTACGACGACGACTGGCTGGCCGCCCACGGCCTCGCCGGCAACGAGGAGACGCCGCCCCGATGA